From Aedes albopictus strain Foshan chromosome 1, AalbF5, whole genome shotgun sequence, one genomic window encodes:
- the LOC109406602 gene encoding cation-independent mannose-6-phosphate receptor isoform X1, whose translation MLTTTSRRRKSIAAWKGWQQRPLSIMVDSSFRKIDGRCNRWIMMMIVTVTVLVATYPVGTEANSLLLTGKNCIVTEPLYNITFNPTSLDSELAHHVKSDINEQFLFDVCDHLKNPCNGISGGAACLKRNNNTQVLLGRDSKLQLTDGRLHFNFTGGEPCRNDRNYSLDIILMCSYESVQEPLSVIPYSADQCGYFMFWTTNLACAPLPDRVKANECAVKDESGYTFNLLPLSHLRYHVADRNGSHFFVTACKPVHYGHMTMCPPGSSVCFVNNTETDYRKRYHDYGQTDPNPTIENGKLVMNMVSSEGTCQNAKIIFECDQTAEEEAPEYVAKEGCVHLFEWRTPLACKEKKFCAVVDPSSGILFNMSSLAGKSYIVKEGDKSYEFGICKMDKSRCGEKSGACELTKDNSEVVDLGKMDENLLYNITGAPYLLYKSGSICKQPNQRWSTKIEFICETDKGAKSEPKLVENNNCEVFIQMETELACAKPISCIATNLSDDRQIDLSALTSAEFNYEARVNETLAIAKDKKFFLNVCRPLLSIYGLGCPGGSAACMAMQSANDPTPREELSMGYPDVSLIIVRDRVQLKYLRGSACPQDKDTQLSSEIEFYCQPKAGRGVPILQEVMHDCHYRFEWATNVMCPQYTAKFHEKTCSIVSNDTDTALDLKKIFPDGVLVVNASKNSASSELRDGKVHLCTKNITAVVDYRERAVKMFFAVADASCEGTAGNINVNLKLECGNSSSFTTNEVRYGRKIKTVPIKYGK comes from the exons ATGTTAACAACAACAAGTCGTAGAAGAAAATCAATAGCCGCCTGGAAGGGGTGGCAGCAGAGGCCGCTATCAATAATGGTAGACTCATCCTTTCGCAAAATCGACGGTCGCTGCAACCGGTGGATAATGATGATGATCGTGACCGTGACGGTGCTGGTAGCAACATATCCTGTTGGGACGGAGGCAAACAGTTTG CTCCTGACCGGCAAAAACTGCATCGTAACGGAACCCCTATACAACATCACCTTCAACCCGACGTCGCTCGATTCGGAACTGGCCCATCACGTCAAGTCGGACATCAACGAGCAGTTCCTGTTCGACGTTTGCGATCACCTGAAAAATCCTTGCAACGGCATTTCCGGCGGCGCTGCATGTCTGAAACGGAACAACAACACTCAGGTGCTGCTAGGAAGGGATTCCAAACTGCAGTTAACCGACGGTCGGCTTCATTTCAACTTCACCGGTGGAGAACCGTGCCGGAATGATAGGAACTACTCGCTCGATATCATTTTGATGTGCAGCTATGAGTCGGTGCAGGAGCCGTTGAGTGTGATTCCGTACTCGGCGGACCAGTGTGGTTACTTCATGTTCTGGACGACGAATCTGGCGTGCGCTCCGTTGCCGGATCGGGTCAAGGCGAACGAGTGCGCCGTCAAAGATGAATCCGGATATACGTTCAATCTGCTTCCGCTCAGTCACCTGCGGTATCACGTTGCGGATCGCAATGGGTCGCACTTTTTTGTCACGGCGTGCAAGCCGGTCCATTACGGGCATATGACCATGTGCCCACCGGGGAGTAGCGTCTGTTTCGTGAACAACACCGAAACGGACTACCGGAAGCGCTACCACGACTACGGCCAAACGGATCCGAACCCGACGATCGAGAACGGAAAACTGGTGATGAATATGGTTTCCAGCGAGGGAACTTGTCAGAATGCAAAGATCATTTTTGAATGTGATCAAACGGCCGAGGAAGAAGCACCGGAATATGTGGCGAAGGAGGGATGTGTCCACTTGTTCGAATGGCGGACGCCGTTGGCTTGCAAGGAGAAGAAATTCTGCGCCGTGGTCGATCCCAGCAGTGGGATACTGTTCAATATGAGCTCGCTGGCTGGGAAGAGCTACATCGTGAAGGAAGGGGACAAGTCGTACGAGTTCGGGATTTGCAAAATGGACAAGAGTCGGTGTGGAG AAAAATCTGGAGCATGCGAGTTGACCAAGGACAACTCGGAAGTCGTTGATTTGGGCAAAATGGACGAAAATTTGCTCTACAACATAACTGGCGCTCCCTACCTGCTATACAAATCGGGCTCCATCTGCAAGCAGCCAAACCAGAGATGGTCCACCAAGATCGAGTTCATCTGCGAAACGGATAAGGGTGCCAAATCTGAACCGAAACTAGTGGAGAACAACAACTGTGAGGTTTTCATCCAGATGGAAACGGAACTGGCATGTGCGAAACCTATCTCGTGCATCGCTACGAACCTTTCCGATGATCGGCAAATCGACTTGAGTGCGTTAACCTCCGCAGAATTCAACTACGAAGCCCGTGTGAACGAAACCCTGGCCATTGCCAAGGACAAGAAGTTTTTCCTGAACGTCTGCCGGCCGTTGCTTTCGATCTACGGGCTGGGTTGCCCCGGCGGATCGGCTGCTTGCATGGCCATGCAGAGCGCCAACGATCCAACCCCGCGGGAAGAACTATCCATGGGCTATCCGGATGTTTCGTTGATCATCGTCCGGGATCGCGTTCAGTTGAAATACCTGCGGGGAAGTGCTTGCCCTCAGGACAAGGATACGCAGCTCTCGTCCGAGATTGAGTTCTACTGTCAGCCGAAAGCCGGCCGCGGTGTGCCGATCCTGCAGGAAGTGATGCACGACTGCCACTATCGGTTCGAGTGGGCCACCAATGTTATGTGCCCGCAGTATACGGCGAAGTTTCACGAGAAAACGTGCTCAATCGTGAGCAACGATACGGACACTGCGCTGGATTTGAAGAAGATTTTCCCCGATGGGGTGTTGGTGGTCAATGCGAGCAAAAATAGTGCCTCGTCGGAGCTTCGCGATGGAAAGGTGCACTTGTGCACGAAGAATATTACGGCCGTGGTCGATTACCGCGAGCGAGCGGTGAAGATGTTCTTTGCCGTTGCGGATGCGAGCTGCGAGGGAACTGCAG GAAACATCAACGTCAATTTGAAATTGGAATGCGGGAATTCGAGTAGCTTCACCACAAACGAG
- the LOC109406602 gene encoding cation-independent mannose-6-phosphate receptor isoform X2, giving the protein MLTTTSRRRKSIAAWKGWQQRPLSIMVDSSFRKIDGRCNRWIMMMIVTVTVLVATYPVGTEANSLLLTGKNCIVTEPLYNITFNPTSLDSELAHHVKSDINEQFLFDVCDHLKNPCNGISGGAACLKRNNNTQVLLGRDSKLQLTDGRLHFNFTGGEPCRNDRNYSLDIILMCSYESVQEPLSVIPYSADQCGYFMFWTTNLACAPLPDRVKANECAVKDESGYTFNLLPLSHLRYHVADRNGSHFFVTACKPVHYGHMTMCPPGSSVCFVNNTETDYRKRYHDYGQTDPNPTIENGKLVMNMVSSEGTCQNAKIIFECDQTAEEEAPEYVAKEGCVHLFEWRTPLACKEKKFCAVVDPSSGILFNMSSLAGKSYIVKEGDKSYEFGICKMDKSRCGEKSGACELTKDNSEVVDLGKMDENLLYNITGAPYLLYKSGSICKQPNQRWSTKIEFICETDKGAKSEPKLVENNNCEVFIQMETELACAKPISCIATNLSDDRQIDLSALTSAEFNYEARVNETLAIAKDKKFFLNVCRPLLSIYGLGCPGGSAACMAMQSANDPTPREELSMGYPDVSLIIVRDRVQLKYLRGSACPQDKDTQLSSEIEFYCQPKAGRGVPILQEVMHDCHYRFEWATNVMCPQYTAKFHEKTCSIVSNDTDTALDLKKIFPDGVLVVNASKNSASSELRDGKVHLCTKNITAVVDYRERAVKMFFAVADASCEGTAGNINVNLKLECGNSSSFTTNEVCTKFGILQLNR; this is encoded by the exons ATGTTAACAACAACAAGTCGTAGAAGAAAATCAATAGCCGCCTGGAAGGGGTGGCAGCAGAGGCCGCTATCAATAATGGTAGACTCATCCTTTCGCAAAATCGACGGTCGCTGCAACCGGTGGATAATGATGATGATCGTGACCGTGACGGTGCTGGTAGCAACATATCCTGTTGGGACGGAGGCAAACAGTTTG CTCCTGACCGGCAAAAACTGCATCGTAACGGAACCCCTATACAACATCACCTTCAACCCGACGTCGCTCGATTCGGAACTGGCCCATCACGTCAAGTCGGACATCAACGAGCAGTTCCTGTTCGACGTTTGCGATCACCTGAAAAATCCTTGCAACGGCATTTCCGGCGGCGCTGCATGTCTGAAACGGAACAACAACACTCAGGTGCTGCTAGGAAGGGATTCCAAACTGCAGTTAACCGACGGTCGGCTTCATTTCAACTTCACCGGTGGAGAACCGTGCCGGAATGATAGGAACTACTCGCTCGATATCATTTTGATGTGCAGCTATGAGTCGGTGCAGGAGCCGTTGAGTGTGATTCCGTACTCGGCGGACCAGTGTGGTTACTTCATGTTCTGGACGACGAATCTGGCGTGCGCTCCGTTGCCGGATCGGGTCAAGGCGAACGAGTGCGCCGTCAAAGATGAATCCGGATATACGTTCAATCTGCTTCCGCTCAGTCACCTGCGGTATCACGTTGCGGATCGCAATGGGTCGCACTTTTTTGTCACGGCGTGCAAGCCGGTCCATTACGGGCATATGACCATGTGCCCACCGGGGAGTAGCGTCTGTTTCGTGAACAACACCGAAACGGACTACCGGAAGCGCTACCACGACTACGGCCAAACGGATCCGAACCCGACGATCGAGAACGGAAAACTGGTGATGAATATGGTTTCCAGCGAGGGAACTTGTCAGAATGCAAAGATCATTTTTGAATGTGATCAAACGGCCGAGGAAGAAGCACCGGAATATGTGGCGAAGGAGGGATGTGTCCACTTGTTCGAATGGCGGACGCCGTTGGCTTGCAAGGAGAAGAAATTCTGCGCCGTGGTCGATCCCAGCAGTGGGATACTGTTCAATATGAGCTCGCTGGCTGGGAAGAGCTACATCGTGAAGGAAGGGGACAAGTCGTACGAGTTCGGGATTTGCAAAATGGACAAGAGTCGGTGTGGAG AAAAATCTGGAGCATGCGAGTTGACCAAGGACAACTCGGAAGTCGTTGATTTGGGCAAAATGGACGAAAATTTGCTCTACAACATAACTGGCGCTCCCTACCTGCTATACAAATCGGGCTCCATCTGCAAGCAGCCAAACCAGAGATGGTCCACCAAGATCGAGTTCATCTGCGAAACGGATAAGGGTGCCAAATCTGAACCGAAACTAGTGGAGAACAACAACTGTGAGGTTTTCATCCAGATGGAAACGGAACTGGCATGTGCGAAACCTATCTCGTGCATCGCTACGAACCTTTCCGATGATCGGCAAATCGACTTGAGTGCGTTAACCTCCGCAGAATTCAACTACGAAGCCCGTGTGAACGAAACCCTGGCCATTGCCAAGGACAAGAAGTTTTTCCTGAACGTCTGCCGGCCGTTGCTTTCGATCTACGGGCTGGGTTGCCCCGGCGGATCGGCTGCTTGCATGGCCATGCAGAGCGCCAACGATCCAACCCCGCGGGAAGAACTATCCATGGGCTATCCGGATGTTTCGTTGATCATCGTCCGGGATCGCGTTCAGTTGAAATACCTGCGGGGAAGTGCTTGCCCTCAGGACAAGGATACGCAGCTCTCGTCCGAGATTGAGTTCTACTGTCAGCCGAAAGCCGGCCGCGGTGTGCCGATCCTGCAGGAAGTGATGCACGACTGCCACTATCGGTTCGAGTGGGCCACCAATGTTATGTGCCCGCAGTATACGGCGAAGTTTCACGAGAAAACGTGCTCAATCGTGAGCAACGATACGGACACTGCGCTGGATTTGAAGAAGATTTTCCCCGATGGGGTGTTGGTGGTCAATGCGAGCAAAAATAGTGCCTCGTCGGAGCTTCGCGATGGAAAGGTGCACTTGTGCACGAAGAATATTACGGCCGTGGTCGATTACCGCGAGCGAGCGGTGAAGATGTTCTTTGCCGTTGCGGATGCGAGCTGCGAGGGAACTGCAG GAAACATCAACGTCAATTTGAAATTGGAATGCGGGAATTCGAGTAGCTTCACCACAAACGAG